The Treponema medium genome has a window encoding:
- a CDS encoding B12-binding domain-containing radical SAM protein, which translates to MNYTLYDPYDYPLYRPPSEAYSLILQVTLGCSYNRCVFCGMYQTKKFRIKPIETVKQELVMFAEHYRRVDKVFLADGDALTAPTEYLAAVLDAIAAVIPQCKRVSCYATHLNIRQKSPEELKLLASKGLTLLYLGVESGDDETLKFIRKGTTAVELIKLSNKVKDAGMELSATFILGINGAERDNTQHAIKTGEIISKMYLTYAGLLTLRLEDGSYLTKAAAEGKYTVVGIEEVVRELKLILENIHVEEMTAPVIFRSNHASNFLTLKGTLPQDRDAMLAQVNRVLERGVYPEHRKYYL; encoded by the coding sequence ATGAACTATACGCTTTACGACCCTTATGACTATCCACTGTATCGTCCGCCGAGCGAGGCTTATTCTTTAATCTTACAGGTAACACTCGGCTGTTCGTACAACCGCTGCGTCTTTTGCGGAATGTATCAGACAAAAAAATTCCGGATTAAGCCGATTGAAACGGTGAAGCAGGAACTTGTGATGTTTGCCGAACACTACCGCCGTGTTGATAAGGTGTTCTTGGCTGACGGCGATGCGTTAACCGCCCCGACGGAATACTTGGCCGCGGTGTTGGACGCGATTGCTGCCGTTATTCCGCAGTGCAAACGGGTTTCCTGCTATGCAACTCATCTCAATATCAGACAAAAATCTCCGGAAGAATTAAAGCTGCTGGCCTCAAAGGGGTTGACGCTTTTGTATCTCGGTGTGGAAAGCGGCGACGATGAAACGCTCAAGTTTATCCGGAAGGGAACAACGGCGGTGGAGCTGATCAAACTTTCCAACAAGGTGAAAGATGCGGGGATGGAACTGTCGGCAACCTTTATTTTAGGGATTAATGGCGCCGAACGGGATAATACGCAGCATGCGATTAAAACCGGTGAGATTATCTCCAAAATGTATTTGACGTATGCGGGGCTGCTCACCTTGCGGCTTGAAGACGGCAGCTATCTTACCAAAGCCGCCGCCGAAGGAAAATACACGGTTGTCGGGATTGAAGAGGTTGTAAGAGAATTAAAGCTGATTTTAGAGAATATCCATGTTGAAGAGATGACCGCTCCGGTGATTTTCCGCTCCAACCACGCCTCAAACTTTTTAACGTTGAAAGGGACGCTGCCGCAGGATAGGGACGCGATGCTCGCGCAAGTCAACCGCGTTTTGGAGCGGGGCGTATATCCTGAACACCGGAAATATTATTTATAG
- a CDS encoding hexokinase family protein: MDIRHSVAAFFGRHNFDAEGPTVNTVIDTLLYDMEEGLKRDPSIPVGTGPALDMIPTWFMPPQQPPKNTSVIVIDAGGTNFRSCLVTFDENSIPSISQLERKPMPATDREYSKAEFFDTIASYLDHLKNAADSIAFCFSYAMKITPAGDGEVLQFSKEIKAPEVIGSLVGQNLEAALMQRGWNKLKRIVLLNDTVAALLAGASTAVGGKKYDSYVGFILGTGMNAAYIEYQNIPKIASNSSGTVTLPAQIVVCESGKSNKQPRSDFDEAFAKKTDQPQMFWFEKMCSGAYLGSVASVMIRAAAADNLFSAGVKKAFASIADLPLIDVNRFLQAPYSDQTPLGLLLAGGTEEDREVLCRILDALIMRTARLAAGNIAAAVIKTGKGKNPALPVCILAEGTTFLKTYRLHDAVIAHLYTVLTQERGLYFDVVSLDHAITFGTAIAGTI; this comes from the coding sequence ATGGACATTCGGCATTCGGTCGCTGCGTTTTTCGGGCGGCATAATTTTGATGCGGAAGGCCCCACGGTCAATACGGTTATCGATACGCTGCTGTATGATATGGAAGAAGGGCTGAAACGGGATCCGAGCATTCCCGTCGGTACGGGACCGGCTCTTGATATGATTCCTACGTGGTTTATGCCGCCTCAACAGCCGCCCAAAAATACTTCGGTTATCGTTATCGATGCGGGCGGAACCAATTTCCGCTCATGCTTGGTTACCTTTGACGAAAACAGCATCCCGTCCATCAGTCAGCTTGAGCGGAAGCCGATGCCGGCAACCGATCGTGAATATTCCAAAGCGGAGTTTTTTGACACCATCGCCTCCTATTTAGACCATTTGAAAAACGCTGCGGATTCTATCGCATTTTGCTTTTCGTATGCGATGAAAATTACTCCGGCAGGCGACGGCGAAGTGCTGCAATTCTCTAAGGAAATCAAAGCGCCCGAAGTGATCGGCTCATTAGTCGGTCAAAATCTGGAAGCGGCGCTGATGCAGCGGGGCTGGAATAAGCTGAAACGCATTGTGCTGTTAAATGATACGGTCGCGGCGCTCCTCGCAGGGGCATCGACTGCTGTCGGCGGAAAAAAATACGATTCGTATGTGGGCTTTATCCTCGGAACCGGAATGAACGCCGCGTATATCGAATATCAGAACATTCCGAAAATTGCGTCGAACAGCTCCGGTACGGTCACCTTGCCCGCGCAGATTGTCGTCTGCGAGTCGGGAAAGTCGAACAAACAGCCGCGCAGCGATTTTGACGAAGCGTTTGCCAAAAAGACCGACCAGCCGCAGATGTTTTGGTTTGAAAAAATGTGCTCCGGCGCCTACCTCGGATCGGTTGCTTCGGTGATGATACGGGCAGCCGCTGCGGACAATCTTTTTTCCGCAGGCGTCAAAAAAGCGTTTGCTTCCATTGCCGACCTTCCGCTCATCGATGTAAACCGCTTTTTGCAAGCGCCATATTCCGATCAAACTCCGCTCGGACTGCTGTTAGCAGGCGGCACGGAAGAAGACCGCGAGGTTCTCTGCCGAATATTGGATGCGCTGATTATGCGTACGGCGCGGCTTGCTGCGGGAAATATCGCAGCGGCTGTCATTAAAACAGGCAAGGGAAAAAATCCTGCGCTGCCGGTTTGTATCCTTGCAGAGGGTACAACGTTTTTAAAAACGTACCGGTTGCATGATGCCGTCATTGCGCATCTCTATACGGTGCTGACGCAAGAGCGAGGCCTTTATTTTGATGTGGTATCCCTCGACCATGCAATTACGTTCGGTACCGCCATCGCGGGCACGATTTAA
- a CDS encoding transposase, with product MPELIFRVAESVIEDVRQRRNRPLEKLYPILFLDGLRMNPR from the coding sequence TTGCCCGAATTGATTTTTCGGGTAGCAGAATCCGTCATTGAGGATGTTCGGCAGCGGCGCAACCGTCCGCTGGAGAAATTATACCCAATACTTTTTCTCGACGGACTGCGAATGAATCCAAGATAG
- a CDS encoding sulfite exporter TauE/SafE family protein — protein MHLSIWALAALWFFVFLGGFVDSAAGGGGLISLPAYLFVGLPPHTAIGCNKFSSACGTTLSAARFFKNGAVDWQVAAVSAVCSFVASYLGIRIALMINQETLKTVLVIVLPIVAVLLLFKRNFGTENKSADIPKKKALILAACTGLVIGFYDGLIGPGTGTIAIIVFSAGMKYDLKTASGNAKVMNLASNYASLIAVITGNKVIYSIAIPAAVFGIIGNYIGAGFAIKKGTAFIKPLMICVIILLFGKLFYDVFGTFLFS, from the coding sequence ATGCATTTAAGTATTTGGGCGCTCGCAGCTCTGTGGTTTTTTGTTTTTTTAGGGGGCTTTGTCGATTCTGCGGCGGGGGGCGGAGGGTTAATCTCGTTGCCTGCTTATTTATTTGTCGGGCTTCCACCGCATACCGCAATCGGGTGTAATAAGTTTTCATCTGCGTGCGGCACCACACTTTCCGCAGCGCGGTTTTTTAAAAACGGCGCGGTTGACTGGCAGGTCGCGGCAGTTTCCGCTGTCTGTTCGTTTGTCGCTTCATATCTTGGTATCAGAATCGCATTGATGATCAATCAGGAAACGCTTAAAACCGTATTGGTTATCGTTCTCCCGATTGTCGCTGTGCTTCTTTTATTCAAACGCAACTTCGGTACTGAGAATAAATCAGCCGATATTCCGAAAAAGAAAGCGCTTATCTTGGCGGCCTGTACCGGTCTAGTGATCGGATTCTACGACGGACTGATCGGGCCGGGAACGGGTACCATTGCGATTATCGTTTTTTCCGCAGGGATGAAATATGATCTCAAAACCGCTTCCGGTAATGCAAAAGTTATGAATCTCGCATCGAATTATGCATCGCTCATTGCTGTCATAACCGGCAACAAGGTCATCTATTCCATTGCAATTCCTGCCGCCGTATTCGGCATCATTGGAAACTATATCGGGGCGGGGTTTGCAATAAAAAAAGGCACTGCGTTTATCAAACCGTTGATGATCTGTGTTATTATCCTGCTGTTCGGAAAACTCTTTTACGATGTTTTCGGGACATTTCTGTTCTCATAG
- the asnA gene encoding aspartate--ammonia ligase: MPHLYIPEHYRPVLTGKETEQAIVRIKNFFQLTLSTRLNLTRVTAPLFVPRGKGLNDDLNGTERAVHFPVKDMNEQALEIVHSLAKWKRVKIAEMGLKSGFGIYTDMNAIRADEELDNIHSLYVDQWDWELAMEKADRTLDFLKATVEKIYDCLKCTEFFIYDNYSAIEPILPKHITFIHAEDLYAQYPNLSGKERERKCAQQYGAVFLIGIGAPLANGVPHDGRAPDYDDWITATGGGRHGLNGDLLVWNPVLEDVLELSSMGIRVSPKTMREQLAARNCMERASLFFHTKLLNGELPQTIGGGIGQSRLCMFFLRKAHIGETQVSVWPDDMRAQCAGRSILLL; encoded by the coding sequence ATGCCGCATCTTTATATTCCCGAACACTACCGGCCGGTTTTGACCGGTAAAGAAACAGAACAGGCTATTGTCCGTATCAAAAACTTTTTTCAGCTCACTTTATCGACCCGTTTGAACTTAACCCGTGTTACAGCGCCGCTCTTTGTTCCCAGAGGAAAGGGCTTGAACGATGATCTGAACGGCACGGAGCGGGCAGTGCATTTTCCGGTAAAGGATATGAACGAGCAGGCACTTGAGATTGTACACTCGCTTGCAAAGTGGAAGCGAGTCAAAATAGCGGAAATGGGATTAAAGTCCGGCTTCGGTATTTATACGGATATGAATGCGATTCGAGCTGATGAGGAACTTGATAATATCCATTCGCTGTATGTCGATCAGTGGGATTGGGAGCTTGCGATGGAGAAGGCTGACCGAACGCTCGATTTCCTGAAGGCAACCGTAGAAAAAATATATGATTGCTTAAAGTGTACCGAGTTTTTTATCTATGATAACTATTCAGCAATCGAGCCGATTCTGCCGAAGCATATCACCTTTATCCATGCAGAAGATCTCTATGCGCAGTATCCCAATCTTTCCGGAAAGGAACGAGAACGAAAGTGCGCCCAACAGTACGGCGCTGTTTTTTTAATCGGCATTGGTGCCCCACTTGCGAACGGAGTACCGCACGATGGCAGGGCGCCCGACTATGACGACTGGATTACTGCAACCGGCGGCGGACGGCACGGATTAAACGGAGACTTACTGGTATGGAATCCCGTATTAGAGGATGTGCTTGAGCTCTCTTCGATGGGAATCAGGGTAAGTCCTAAAACGATGAGGGAACAGCTTGCCGCCCGCAACTGCATGGAACGGGCATCGCTGTTTTTTCATACCAAGCTGCTGAACGGAGAGCTGCCCCAAACTATCGGTGGGGGAATCGGGCAGTCGCGGCTCTGTATGTTCTTCTTGCGGAAAGCCCATATCGGTGAAACGCAGGTTTCGGTATGGCCCGATGATATGCGGGCACAGTGCGCGGGACGAAGTATTCTGTTATTATAG
- the thiI gene encoding tRNA uracil 4-sulfurtransferase ThiI: MAELFYLAKIGEINLKKGNLKDFERRLAQNFRSYFDGAVPNVQVRAGRMYVRADEALQPRVEAALNHLFGITSWAQAKPADKTLEAISETAVAEAKALQAQGARTFKIEARRADKQFPLTSYDIAREVGGTIHTAGILTVDVHNPDAVISIEVREKQAFIYGVEHIGRRGLPCGCSGRALLLLSGGIDSPVAGYKMLFRGMKVDYVYFHSHPYTSPEAQQKVETLAGILARYGLGGYITVISFTKVQQHLKRTVPEAYLTLLLRMCMMHTAEMLAEKVNAQCLVTGESLAQVASQTIENLTITDSCAKLPILRPLIGMDKEEIIRYAVDIGTYQTSILPYEDCCVLFSPKHPVLHTRQKDAEDIYARIDIEPLLMEAFEQRETKKIEWTLL; this comes from the coding sequence ATGGCGGAGCTTTTTTATCTGGCAAAAATCGGAGAAATCAATCTTAAAAAAGGGAACCTAAAGGATTTTGAACGGCGGCTTGCGCAAAACTTCAGAAGCTATTTTGACGGAGCGGTGCCGAACGTACAGGTACGCGCCGGACGGATGTATGTACGGGCTGATGAGGCCTTGCAGCCGCGGGTAGAAGCGGCTTTAAATCACCTTTTCGGTATTACGAGCTGGGCGCAGGCAAAACCGGCAGATAAAACACTCGAAGCTATTTCCGAAACGGCTGTTGCCGAAGCAAAAGCTTTGCAGGCGCAAGGTGCACGCACCTTTAAAATTGAAGCCCGCCGCGCCGATAAACAATTTCCCCTTACTTCCTATGACATTGCGCGGGAAGTAGGAGGCACCATCCATACGGCGGGGATTTTAACCGTCGATGTGCATAACCCCGATGCGGTTATCAGTATCGAAGTGCGCGAAAAGCAAGCCTTCATTTACGGCGTTGAGCATATCGGCAGGAGAGGTCTTCCATGCGGCTGTTCGGGGCGGGCGCTGCTGCTGCTCTCGGGCGGAATCGACTCCCCCGTTGCCGGATACAAAATGCTCTTCCGTGGTATGAAAGTCGATTACGTGTATTTTCATTCCCATCCGTATACATCGCCGGAAGCTCAGCAAAAGGTAGAAACCTTAGCCGGTATTTTAGCTCGTTACGGGCTTGGCGGATACATTACCGTCATATCGTTTACCAAGGTACAGCAGCACCTAAAGCGGACGGTGCCGGAAGCCTATTTGACGCTCCTGCTCCGTATGTGTATGATGCACACGGCCGAAATGCTGGCCGAAAAGGTCAATGCACAGTGTTTGGTTACGGGAGAGAGTCTCGCGCAGGTGGCAAGCCAAACAATCGAAAACCTTACAATTACCGACAGCTGTGCAAAACTTCCGATTCTACGTCCGCTTATCGGTATGGACAAGGAAGAAATCATACGCTATGCGGTTGATATCGGTACCTATCAAACTTCCATATTGCCGTACGAAGATTGCTGTGTGTTGTTTTCTCCCAAGCATCCGGTATTGCATACACGGCAGAAGGATGCCGAAGATATCTATGCGCGTATAGACATAGAGCCGCTGCTTATGGAAGCCTTCGAGCAGCGTGAGACAAAAAAAATAGAATGGACGCTGCTATAA
- a CDS encoding NAD(P)-dependent oxidoreductase, translating into MMKYDIMHFEALGKEAEFLKNITEELQKKGALPTSFTSLITPLTIQEYLKENTVDLPDIITTKTHSKLPDTYVNNGIKKSVITRSAGYDHFEHLQYKINLASLREYCIDAVAQTAIKFLYCTTGNLNEYSDNTKIFERKNTKSFIELRKNRVATVYGVGKIGKRIYEDLEANGVTVQAVDIRENELKEMAEYKDCRFTDRDTAIVNSDILINVMNLTKDKNSRFYNAGYFDETYLLKARKPLIFINVTRGEIAPEATLLKLYREGKIIGVAADVFSQESELTDYLRANDFTGCQNENILAAKEIIDEALARKSNFYVQPHQGFNSDIAAKTKAAEAMNHVVFWLNNGKDHFKEQLPYYT; encoded by the coding sequence ATGATGAAGTACGATATAATGCATTTTGAAGCTCTTGGTAAGGAAGCGGAGTTTTTAAAGAATATAACAGAAGAACTGCAAAAGAAAGGCGCATTGCCTACTTCTTTTACCTCTTTAATTACGCCGTTGACTATTCAAGAGTACTTGAAAGAAAATACTGTTGATTTACCCGATATCATCACGACGAAAACGCATTCGAAATTGCCGGATACGTATGTTAATAATGGAATTAAAAAAAGCGTTATTACACGAAGTGCCGGGTATGACCATTTTGAGCATCTGCAATACAAGATTAACTTAGCAAGTTTAAGAGAATATTGCATTGATGCCGTTGCACAAACCGCAATAAAATTCCTGTATTGCACAACAGGCAATTTAAATGAGTATTCGGATAACACAAAGATTTTTGAAAGAAAAAATACCAAATCTTTTATTGAACTGAGAAAAAACAGGGTTGCCACCGTGTACGGTGTCGGAAAGATCGGTAAACGGATTTATGAAGACCTTGAGGCAAACGGCGTAACCGTTCAAGCAGTGGATATTCGTGAAAATGAATTGAAGGAGATGGCAGAATACAAAGACTGCCGTTTTACGGATCGCGATACTGCTATTGTAAATTCCGATATACTCATCAATGTAATGAATTTAACAAAAGATAAAAACAGCAGGTTTTATAATGCAGGGTACTTTGATGAAACGTATCTTTTAAAAGCAAGAAAACCGTTGATTTTTATCAATGTTACAAGAGGAGAAATTGCTCCTGAAGCAACGTTGCTGAAGCTCTACAGAGAAGGGAAGATTATCGGTGTCGCGGCAGATGTGTTCAGCCAAGAGTCTGAATTAACGGATTACTTGCGGGCAAACGATTTTACTGGGTGCCAAAATGAAAATATTCTAGCAGCGAAAGAAATTATCGATGAAGCACTGGCAAGGAAATCGAATTTCTATGTACAGCCCCATCAAGGATTCAATTCGGATATAGCAGCAAAGACAAAAGCTGCGGAAGCAATGAACCATGTTGTATTCTGGTTGAATAACGGTAAAGATCACTTTAAAGAACAATTACCGTATTATACATAG